One window of Podarcis raffonei isolate rPodRaf1 chromosome 15, rPodRaf1.pri, whole genome shotgun sequence genomic DNA carries:
- the ALDOC gene encoding fructose-bisphosphate aldolase C, giving the protein MTHQYPALTTEQKMELSDIAQRIVAPGKGILAADESVGSMAKRLNQIGVENTEENRRLYRQILFSADSRVEKCIGGVIFFHETMYQKADDGTPFVEMVKDKGIVVGIKVDKGVVPLAGTDGETTTQGLDGLSERCAQYKKDGADFAKWRCVLKISDNTPSALAILENANVLARYASICQQNGIVPIVEPEILPDGEHDLKRCQYVTEKVLAAVYKALSDHHVYLEGTLLKPNMVTPGHACPTKYSPEEIAMATVTALRRTVPPAVPGVTFLSGGQSEEEASINLNAINNCPLPRPWALTFSYGRALQASALNAWRGQRENEDSATEEFVKRAEVNGLAALGKYEGSSDGSGAAGLSLYVANHAY; this is encoded by the exons ATGACGCACCAGTACCCCGCCCTCACCACGGAGCAGAAGATGGAGCTCTCGGACATCGCCCAGCGGATCGTGGCCCCGGGGAAGGGCATCCTGGCAGCCGATGAATCCGTGG GGAGCATGGCCAAGCGGCTGAACCAGATCGGGGTGGAGAACACCGAGGAGAACCGACGTCTCTACCGCCAGATCCTCTTCAGCGCCGACAGCCGGGTGGAGAAGTGTATCGGAGGGGTCATCTTCTTCCACGAGACCATGTACCAGAAGGCGGATGACGGCACGCCCTTCGTCGAGATGGTCAAGGACAAGGGCATCGTCGTGGGCATCAAG GTGGACAAGGGAGTCGTGCCCCTCGCTGGGACCGATGGAGAGACCACCACCCAAG GCCTGGACGGGCTCTCTGAGCGCTGCGCTCAGTACAAGAAAGATGGGGCGGATTTCGCCAAGTGGCGCTGCGTGTTGAAGATCAGCGATAACACCCCCTCCGCCCTGGCCATCCTGGAGAATGCCAACGTCCTGGCGCGCTATGCCAGTATCTGCCAGCAG AACGGCATTGTGCCCATTGTGGAACCGGAGATCTTGCCCGACGGGGAACACGATTTGAAGAGGTGCCAGTACGTGACCGAGAAG GTCCTGGCCGCCGTCTACAAGGCGCTGAGTGACCACCACGTCTACCTGGAAGGGACCTTGCTCAAGCCCAACATGGTGACCCCGGGGCACGCCTGCCCGACCAAGTACAGCCCGGAAGAGATCGCCATGGCGACGGTGACCGCCCTGCGCCGCACGGTGCCGCCTGCTGTCCCAG GGGTCACCTTCCTGTCCGGCGGGCAAAGCGAGGAGGAGGCGTCCATCAACCTCAACGCCATCAACAACTGCCCCCTGCCCCGTCCGTGGGCGCTGACCTTCTCCTACGGCCGGGCGCTGCAGGCCTCGGCCCTCAACGCCTGGCGTGGTCAGCGGGAGAATGAGGACTCGGCCACGGAGGAGTTTGTCAAACGCGCCGAG GTCAACGGCTTGGCGGCCCTCGGCAAGTACGAAGGGTCCAGTGATGGTTCTGGCGCGGCAGGCCTGTCTCTCTACGTCGCCAACCACGCCTACTGA